From Chryseobacterium sp. H1D6B, a single genomic window includes:
- a CDS encoding polysaccharide biosynthesis C-terminal domain-containing protein has translation MKQLTVVQTFISRFLILILSFGLVIYSTNMWGSAGKGTISIVIANTAVIGFLSNVFAGSSISYFASKYKTENVLMYAYLWSIIVGITVPLIFSFYIQQEYLIYLIGLSVLSSLLSANINLFIGRKNIQMFNLYTILQQAVHILFIAAFVYLFRITEVTTFFIAQICSYGFLFLISSFQLLYRCDLSNISFSKDVLKSMFVYGWKSQLSAFIQFLNYRLSFYFLEYFQGIAVVGIFSIGVTFSEAIWTISRSLAVILYSDVVNSNDSQESIEKTKTSIKITFLITILSLLGILMVPAQLYTLIFGKDFNQTKEIILLLSPGIVAIAVSNIVGFYFAGINELGVLNVKSIAGLVFTVAFSFYAVPNWGIYGACLVTTLSYCLSSAILFRKFYQSTEFRVKDYFISKTEISFFLQKLLKK, from the coding sequence ATGAAACAACTCACCGTTGTTCAAACTTTTATTTCCCGTTTCTTAATCTTAATATTAAGTTTCGGGCTCGTCATATATTCCACGAATATGTGGGGGAGCGCAGGAAAGGGAACCATCTCAATAGTGATCGCAAATACCGCTGTTATTGGATTTCTGAGCAATGTATTCGCTGGAAGCAGTATTTCTTACTTTGCATCAAAATATAAGACTGAAAACGTTTTAATGTATGCTTACCTCTGGTCTATAATAGTAGGAATTACAGTTCCTCTTATTTTCAGCTTCTATATCCAGCAGGAGTATTTGATATACTTAATTGGATTATCAGTATTATCCTCTCTTCTTTCAGCCAATATTAATTTATTTATAGGAAGGAAAAATATTCAGATGTTTAATCTGTATACGATTCTCCAGCAGGCGGTCCATATACTGTTTATTGCGGCGTTTGTTTATCTTTTCAGAATTACGGAGGTTACCACCTTTTTTATTGCCCAAATATGTTCTTACGGCTTTTTATTCTTAATCAGTTCCTTCCAGCTGTTGTACAGATGTGATCTTTCCAATATTTCATTTTCTAAAGATGTGCTTAAAAGTATGTTTGTTTACGGATGGAAATCTCAGCTAAGTGCTTTTATCCAGTTTTTAAATTATCGTTTATCATTTTATTTTTTAGAATATTTTCAAGGAATTGCAGTAGTCGGCATTTTTTCTATTGGAGTCACTTTTTCAGAAGCGATATGGACGATCAGCAGGAGTCTTGCCGTTATTCTTTATTCCGATGTGGTCAACAGTAATGATTCTCAGGAATCCATTGAAAAGACAAAGACTTCAATCAAAATAACATTTCTAATCACAATATTGTCTCTCCTTGGAATTTTAATGGTACCTGCCCAACTGTACACTCTTATTTTTGGGAAAGATTTTAACCAGACAAAAGAAATTATACTGTTGCTTTCTCCAGGGATCGTAGCTATTGCAGTAAGTAATATTGTAGGATTTTATTTTGCAGGGATTAATGAGCTCGGTGTTTTAAATGTAAAATCTATCGCAGGATTAGTTTTCACTGTTGCGTTTTCTTTTTATGCTGTTCCGAATTGGGGAATCTATGGGGCCTGCCTTGTAACTACATTGTCTTATTGCCTGTCTTCAGCAATCCTCTTTAGGAAATTCTATCAGTCCACAGAGTTCAGAGTAAAAGACTATTTTATTTCAAAAACAGAAATTAGTTTTTTCCTTCAAAAATTGTTAAAAAAGTAA
- a CDS encoding glycosyltransferase, with protein MSKILFLTTAHQYNDDRIFYHQAKELKAQGHEIKISSLCSDYQGTIDGIEIESYPVIDKSAEEKTKVFQNICDSFQPDCIICSEPLAVIAAKKYKKKKKAGIVYDITEWYPSMRMVENYTFPFNVVHAVKFFLIQLYAGYNSTHFIFGEKTKEFPLAYVFPFKKKLILPYYPDDVYISESIKKLEPSKINVCYTGAISKEKGIENFFNAVDSLRKKRPDIKISILIVGGTRKEKDELYFSSLLSQYAWENITIEKPISFQKFTESYAGADICFDLRDLNFENDHCLPIKLFYYAASGKPVIYTDLKATRQHIDVSKFGYLVDPEDSELISSLMIKYIENPELYDTHAQNARKLYQEKYNWGRIRNSFIDFVRQSIYKN; from the coding sequence ATGTCTAAAATACTTTTTTTAACGACGGCCCATCAATATAACGATGATAGAATTTTTTATCATCAGGCTAAAGAGTTGAAAGCTCAAGGGCATGAAATTAAGATAAGCAGTTTGTGCTCGGATTATCAAGGAACTATTGACGGAATAGAAATAGAATCATATCCGGTCATAGATAAGTCTGCAGAAGAAAAGACAAAAGTATTTCAGAATATCTGTGATTCTTTTCAGCCTGATTGTATCATCTGCTCCGAACCGCTTGCTGTAATAGCTGCAAAAAAATATAAAAAAAAGAAAAAGGCCGGTATTGTCTACGATATCACGGAATGGTATCCTTCCATGAGAATGGTTGAAAATTATACATTTCCTTTCAATGTAGTTCATGCAGTCAAATTTTTTCTCATCCAATTGTATGCCGGCTATAACAGTACCCATTTTATTTTTGGTGAGAAAACAAAAGAATTTCCTTTAGCATACGTTTTTCCTTTCAAAAAGAAATTAATACTTCCTTATTATCCGGATGATGTTTACATTTCTGAAAGTATTAAAAAACTGGAACCCTCAAAAATCAATGTCTGCTACACAGGAGCTATTTCTAAAGAAAAAGGTATTGAGAATTTCTTTAATGCTGTTGACAGTCTCCGCAAAAAAAGACCGGATATTAAAATTTCAATTCTCATTGTAGGAGGTACCAGAAAAGAAAAGGATGAATTATATTTTTCAAGTCTGCTGTCACAATATGCTTGGGAAAATATTACTATTGAAAAGCCTATTTCGTTTCAAAAATTCACTGAATCTTATGCTGGAGCAGATATTTGTTTTGATTTAAGAGATTTGAATTTCGAAAATGACCATTGTCTGCCGATTAAGCTGTTTTATTATGCGGCTTCGGGAAAACCTGTTATTTATACTGATCTTAAAGCAACAAGACAGCATATTGATGTTTCTAAATTTGGATATTTAGTAGATCCGGAAGATTCTGAATTAATTTCAAGCTTAATGATAAAATATATTGAAAATCCGGAATTATATGATACTCATGCTCAAAATGCGAGAAAATTATATCAAGAAAAATACAATTGGGGAAGGATCCGTAATTCGTTTATTGATTTTGTAAGGCAATCCATTTATAAAAATTAA
- a CDS encoding (Fe-S)-binding protein, with amino-acid sequence MDFNIKTMAEYAAEGKSPEVLFWVGCAGSFDDRAKKITKAFCKILNKIGVEFAVLGQEESCTGDPAKRAGNEFVFQMMALTNIEVLNAYEVKKIVTACPHCFNTLKNEYPSLGGNFEVVHHTQFLKKLMEEGRLKIEGGAFKGKKITFHDPCYLGRANDEYEAPRMLLEKLDAELVEMKRCKTNGLCCGAGGAQMFKEPEKGNKDINVERTEEALSFEPKIIATGCPFCNTMMTDGVKHFNKNTEVEVKDIVELLAEAEDL; translated from the coding sequence ATGGATTTCAATATAAAAACAATGGCAGAATATGCTGCCGAAGGTAAATCACCGGAAGTTTTGTTTTGGGTGGGCTGTGCCGGAAGTTTTGACGACCGTGCAAAAAAGATTACTAAAGCATTTTGTAAGATACTTAATAAAATAGGAGTAGAGTTCGCTGTTTTAGGACAAGAAGAAAGCTGTACTGGAGATCCTGCAAAACGTGCCGGAAACGAATTTGTTTTCCAAATGATGGCGCTTACGAATATCGAAGTTCTTAATGCTTATGAGGTGAAGAAAATTGTGACGGCTTGTCCGCACTGTTTTAATACCCTTAAAAATGAATATCCTAGTTTAGGGGGGAACTTTGAAGTAGTACACCATACACAGTTCCTTAAAAAGCTGATGGAAGAAGGAAGGTTGAAAATTGAAGGCGGTGCTTTTAAAGGAAAGAAAATCACATTCCATGATCCATGTTATTTAGGAAGAGCGAATGATGAGTATGAAGCGCCTAGAATGCTTCTTGAAAAACTGGATGCCGAACTGGTAGAAATGAAACGATGCAAGACGAATGGTCTATGCTGCGGAGCCGGAGGTGCACAGATGTTTAAAGAACCTGAAAAAGGAAACAAAGACATTAATGTAGAAAGAACGGAAGAAGCTTTATCTTTTGAACCTAAAATTATTGCAACAGGATGTCCGTTCTGTAATACAATGATGACGGACGGGGTAAAACATTTTAATAAAAATACGGAAGTAGAAGTTAAAGATATTGTAGAACTTCTTGCAGAAGCAGAGGATTTATAA
- a CDS encoding (Fe-S)-binding protein produces MQYIDNIIFLILLVAGFGLFAKSLSKIYRNIRLGREINRSDHKAERWETMARVAMGQSKMVKRPVAGILHLFVYVGFVIINIELVEIIVDGIFGTHRFLSSIFGHSFYNFFTATLEILALLVIIGVVVFFIRRNFYGVKRLTMKELFGWPKHDANWILIIEFALMMAFFKMNTADWVLQQRGLLPEHGSFPISSTFLAPIFNNFSDSVLFFTEKAAWWFHFAGILFFMNYLYYSKHLHIILAFPSTWFANLNKKGKFNNLESVTKEIKLMMDPNADPYAAPAEGAEADVPSKFGAEDVFDLNQVQLLNAYSCTECGRCTSVCPANITGKKLSPRLILMKTRDRLEEVGRNIDKNGKFVDDGKKLLNDYVTKEELWACTTCNACTEACPILLDPLSIIFEMRRFLVMEQSAAPQELNLMMTNVENNAAPWQYNQADRLNWAND; encoded by the coding sequence ATGCAATATATCGATAATATAATTTTTCTGATTTTATTAGTTGCAGGTTTTGGGCTGTTTGCAAAAAGCCTTTCGAAAATTTATAGAAATATTCGATTAGGACGTGAGATTAATCGAAGCGATCATAAAGCAGAACGATGGGAAACCATGGCACGCGTGGCAATGGGACAGAGCAAAATGGTAAAACGTCCTGTTGCAGGAATTTTACACCTTTTTGTTTACGTAGGTTTTGTAATTATTAATATTGAGCTTGTCGAAATAATTGTTGATGGGATATTCGGAACACACCGTTTTCTATCTTCTATTTTTGGACACAGCTTTTATAATTTTTTCACTGCCACTTTAGAAATTTTGGCACTTCTTGTAATCATTGGTGTTGTTGTATTCTTTATCCGAAGAAACTTTTACGGAGTTAAGAGATTAACGATGAAAGAACTTTTCGGATGGCCGAAACATGATGCTAACTGGATTCTTATTATAGAATTTGCCCTAATGATGGCTTTCTTTAAAATGAATACGGCAGACTGGGTTTTACAGCAGCGAGGGCTTCTGCCTGAACACGGCAGTTTTCCAATAAGCTCAACATTTTTAGCACCGATATTTAATAATTTTAGTGACAGTGTTTTGTTTTTTACAGAAAAAGCGGCTTGGTGGTTTCATTTTGCAGGAATTTTATTCTTCATGAACTACCTTTATTATTCTAAACATCTGCATATTATTTTAGCATTTCCAAGCACTTGGTTTGCGAACTTAAATAAAAAAGGAAAATTCAACAATTTAGAATCTGTAACGAAAGAGATTAAATTGATGATGGATCCTAATGCAGATCCTTACGCCGCACCGGCAGAAGGAGCAGAAGCTGATGTTCCATCAAAATTTGGAGCAGAAGATGTATTTGATTTAAATCAAGTGCAGCTGTTGAATGCGTATTCTTGCACTGAATGCGGAAGATGTACTTCGGTATGTCCTGCCAATATTACTGGAAAAAAGCTTTCTCCTAGATTAATTCTTATGAAGACTAGAGACCGTCTGGAAGAAGTAGGAAGAAATATCGATAAGAACGGAAAATTTGTTGATGACGGTAAGAAATTACTGAATGATTATGTCACCAAAGAAGAGCTTTGGGCATGTACCACATGTAATGCCTGTACAGAAGCCTGTCCAATATTACTGGACCCGCTTTCTATTATTTTCGAAATGAGAAGATTCTTAGTCATGGAACAGTCTGCCGCGCCTCAGGAATTGAATCTGATGATGACGAATGTAGAAAATAACGCAGCTCCTTGGCAGTACAATCAAGCTGATCGTCTGAACTGGGCGAATGACTAA
- a CDS encoding MlaD family protein, giving the protein MKFSKELKAGVIALLAVVGFVLLFQFMKGRSLFTTDNIFYAKYDNVEGLTQSSPVSINGLKVGQVDKIIPKTSKDGKIHFVVKITVDNNFEFSKNSNLEIFEPGLMSGKEMRVNLVYGGATAKDGDTLKGAYKLSMMNSLSSQVGPVKDQVQTVLHRVDSLMANANQLVDGANRAEIKALLINLNKTVGALQTTAGNVNTLVGHNDPKLQKVLDDASLTMQTGKVTLDKYGNLAESIDTKKLNATIANLDATVGKLNSVIEGVDQGQGSLGKLMKDDQLYNNLNSASTNLNSLIEDMKANPKRYINFSVFGKNNKEK; this is encoded by the coding sequence GTGAAGTTCAGTAAAGAATTAAAAGCTGGTGTTATAGCACTTTTGGCCGTTGTAGGCTTTGTGTTATTATTTCAATTTATGAAAGGCAGAAGCCTTTTTACTACCGATAATATATTTTACGCAAAATATGATAATGTGGAAGGGCTTACTCAGTCTTCTCCTGTTTCTATTAACGGATTAAAGGTGGGGCAGGTTGATAAGATTATCCCTAAGACATCAAAAGATGGTAAAATACATTTTGTTGTAAAAATTACTGTAGATAATAATTTTGAATTTTCAAAAAATTCAAATCTTGAAATTTTCGAACCCGGGCTGATGTCCGGTAAAGAAATGAGAGTTAATCTTGTGTATGGAGGCGCGACCGCCAAAGACGGAGATACCTTAAAAGGAGCTTACAAGCTGTCTATGATGAACAGCCTTTCTTCTCAAGTAGGGCCTGTAAAAGATCAGGTGCAGACAGTGCTGCATCGTGTAGACTCTCTAATGGCGAATGCCAACCAACTTGTAGACGGAGCGAATAGAGCTGAAATTAAAGCACTGCTTATCAATCTTAATAAGACGGTAGGAGCACTTCAGACGACTGCCGGAAATGTAAACACTTTGGTAGGCCACAACGATCCTAAACTTCAAAAAGTATTAGATGATGCAAGTCTTACCATGCAGACAGGAAAAGTTACTTTAGATAAATACGGAAATTTAGCAGAAAGCATAGATACTAAGAAACTTAATGCAACGATTGCTAATTTAGATGCTACAGTAGGAAAACTAAACAGTGTTATTGAAGGAGTGGATCAAGGACAAGGGAGCTTAGGCAAGCTGATGAAAGATGATCAGCTTTATAACAATTTGAACTCGGCGTCTACCAACCTGAATTCTCTGATTGAAGACATGAAAGCTAATCCGAAGAGATACATCAACTTCTCTGTTTTTGGTAAAAACAATAAAGAAAAGTAA
- a CDS encoding peptidylprolyl isomerase, which produces MAILGQIRNRPWLLMGVIALALLAFLVNPDSIDKVFGKNPDVLGKVNGEKITREEFNDQLFVLQQQAEQQGQPKNGLEEQAWQLLVQSKLIKQQFEKMGFEMTEDYFWNQIQYDQMFAQNKQFFDEKGNFKTQELKKQIEELKNTSPEGYNQWLKTRKSVEYRLMARQVFTNISTGVTTGKKEAEELMRQRDQLADIDFVKVDYAAYLQKNKIKVTTEDLANYIKQRPVMFKTEPSRNIGIAYFPSQPSAADDAAAQKEITKLFSGGTDASGGKENFQNTTSDSMFVAVNSDMPFNNKYLSANQLPQTLQSQIATAAVGQTFGPYKEQNFYVVSKLLDKKTSDSTLSRHILIAFKGSPAGEGVSRSKEQAKKLADSIGAIVKANPGKFTDFLKLSNDPSSAAQGGSLGWTTPETPFVPEFLAFLAKNPKGATGVVETQFGYHIINVEDKKAGALGYKVANLVKAVKPSDITEAEVDKKARKFIQQVQGKSFNDFVNIAKKGNYKFSNPKAAKRFDGQLQGLGTDKDVEILAWAFDKKRSKGDTEFFTVEGTGDKIVVYLNGKQEKGLADPESVRDQIEVVVQNKLAAKQISDKITAAKASSLDQVAKMFAASKQSAQVNLLNPSVAGAMEPKVAGAAFGVAKGKLSNPVEGGTGVYVLVKKSETTNKQPGDLKQFTESMTQRNSGMFGQAWLKSLQDNAKIDDYRIEIWNKLGNQQQ; this is translated from the coding sequence ATGGCAATTTTAGGACAGATTAGGAACAGACCTTGGCTTTTGATGGGAGTTATAGCATTGGCGCTTTTAGCGTTCCTTGTAAACCCCGATAGTATTGATAAGGTTTTTGGTAAAAATCCTGATGTTTTAGGGAAAGTGAATGGTGAGAAAATTACCCGTGAAGAGTTTAATGATCAGCTTTTCGTACTGCAGCAACAGGCTGAACAACAAGGCCAGCCAAAGAATGGTCTTGAAGAACAGGCTTGGCAGTTGCTGGTACAATCAAAGCTAATCAAACAGCAATTCGAAAAGATGGGCTTTGAAATGACGGAAGATTATTTCTGGAATCAAATTCAGTATGATCAGATGTTTGCTCAAAACAAACAGTTCTTCGACGAGAAAGGTAATTTTAAAACTCAGGAGCTTAAGAAACAAATTGAAGAATTGAAAAACACCAGCCCGGAAGGTTATAACCAATGGCTGAAAACCAGAAAGTCTGTTGAATACAGATTGATGGCAAGACAGGTGTTTACAAATATTTCTACAGGAGTTACTACCGGTAAGAAAGAAGCGGAAGAACTGATGAGACAAAGAGATCAGCTGGCTGATATCGACTTTGTGAAAGTTGATTATGCTGCTTATCTTCAAAAAAATAAAATAAAAGTTACCACAGAAGATCTGGCTAACTATATTAAGCAGCGTCCTGTAATGTTTAAAACAGAGCCAAGCAGAAATATAGGGATTGCTTATTTTCCTTCGCAGCCAAGCGCAGCAGATGATGCAGCGGCTCAGAAAGAAATTACAAAATTATTCTCTGGAGGAACAGATGCAAGCGGGGGTAAAGAGAATTTTCAAAATACAACCAGCGATTCTATGTTCGTTGCTGTAAATTCTGATATGCCTTTTAATAATAAATATCTAAGTGCAAACCAATTGCCGCAGACTCTGCAGTCACAAATTGCTACTGCTGCAGTAGGACAAACTTTTGGACCTTATAAAGAACAGAATTTTTATGTAGTATCTAAGCTCTTGGATAAAAAGACTTCAGATTCTACATTATCTAGACATATTCTTATTGCATTCAAAGGAAGTCCTGCAGGAGAAGGAGTATCAAGATCTAAAGAACAGGCTAAAAAATTAGCTGACTCTATTGGGGCTATTGTAAAAGCTAATCCTGGTAAATTTACAGATTTCCTTAAATTATCTAATGACCCAAGTTCTGCTGCACAAGGCGGAAGCTTAGGATGGACTACTCCAGAAACCCCATTCGTTCCTGAATTCTTAGCTTTCTTAGCTAAAAACCCTAAAGGAGCTACAGGTGTGGTGGAAACTCAATTTGGATATCATATCATCAATGTTGAAGATAAAAAAGCAGGAGCGCTAGGTTACAAAGTTGCTAATTTAGTAAAAGCTGTTAAACCTTCTGATATTACAGAAGCTGAGGTTGATAAAAAAGCCAGAAAATTCATTCAGCAGGTTCAAGGGAAATCTTTCAATGATTTTGTGAACATTGCTAAAAAAGGAAATTATAAATTCTCTAATCCTAAAGCGGCTAAAAGATTTGATGGCCAGCTGCAAGGTTTAGGAACTGATAAAGATGTTGAAATTCTTGCTTGGGCTTTCGATAAGAAAAGATCTAAAGGAGATACAGAATTCTTTACAGTAGAAGGAACTGGAGATAAAATTGTAGTATACTTGAATGGTAAGCAGGAAAAAGGACTTGCTGATCCAGAATCTGTAAGAGATCAGATTGAAGTAGTAGTTCAAAATAAATTAGCTGCAAAACAAATTTCTGACAAAATTACAGCGGCTAAGGCATCCAGCCTGGATCAGGTTGCTAAGATGTTTGCTGCTTCAAAACAGTCTGCACAGGTTAATCTATTGAACCCGTCAGTAGCTGGAGCAATGGAACCAAAAGTAGCTGGTGCTGCATTCGGAGTTGCTAAGGGTAAACTTTCTAACCCTGTAGAAGGAGGAACAGGAGTTTATGTTCTAGTGAAAAAGTCTGAAACTACAAATAAACAGCCTGGAGATCTTAAGCAGTTTACAGAATCTATGACACAGAGAAATTCTGGTATGTTTGGGCAGGCTTGGTTAAAAAGTTTACAGGACAATGCTAAAATCGATGATTATAGAATTGAAATCTGGAATAAGCTAGGAAATCAGCAACAATAA
- the lon gene encoding endopeptidase La, with protein MIEFEDISLEEMISDGFDIVAEEINLSDLSETDKNSEQKIFPILPVRNMVMFPNVVIPITAGRKASIQLLEEAQKNGDLIGIVSQKNSELEQPLEKDLYQTGTLAKIIKIIKLPEGNITAITKGFHRFKVKRFIETKPYFKAEISKLKDTKPKNNEEYEALLENVKDLALKIIELDPNIPNAANFAIKNINNNDDLLNFICTNANFPSVEKQKLLEEKNVMERANKCYEMMHGDFRKLELRNQIHQKTSKDLDKQQREYFLNQQIRTIQDELGGGPDSDIEDLIAKGKSKKWKPEVEEHFQKEINRLQRQNPNSPDYNVQRNYLDFFTELPWETFTKDTFDIEKAEKVLDKAHFGLEDIKKRILEHMAVLKLKNNMKSPILLLVGPPGVGKTSLGKSVADALGRKYIRVSLGGLHDESEIRGHRKTYIGAMAGRILQSIKKAGTSNPVIVLDEIDKVGKGMHGDPSSALLEVLDPEQNSSFYDNFLEMGYDLSKVMFLATANSLSTIQTPLLDRMEIIQIAGYTLEEKIEIAKRHLIKKQQEENGLNSKSFKLGNPELKHIIEAHTSESGVRSLEKRIASIARWVALQTALVKEYDAKISVEKVDEILGVPRPKSLSELTDVPGVVTGLAWTSVGGDILFIESIISNGKGSLTMTGNLGTVMKESATIALEYIKAKHAELGIDQEDIEKKNIHVHVPEGATPKDGPSAGIAMLTSMVSTFKNKKVRPHLAMTGEITLRGKVLPVGGIKEKLLAATRAGIKEVILCEANRKDVEEIKKDYLKNLKVNYVSWMNEVLELALEK; from the coding sequence ATGATAGAATTTGAAGATATTAGTTTAGAGGAGATGATAAGCGATGGATTTGATATTGTAGCTGAAGAAATCAATCTTTCCGATCTTTCCGAAACAGATAAAAATTCCGAACAGAAAATATTCCCTATACTTCCTGTAAGAAATATGGTGATGTTCCCGAATGTTGTAATTCCTATTACTGCAGGGAGAAAAGCATCAATACAGCTTCTTGAAGAGGCACAGAAAAATGGAGATCTGATAGGTATTGTAAGCCAGAAAAACTCTGAATTAGAACAGCCGTTAGAAAAAGATCTTTATCAAACAGGTACTTTAGCCAAAATCATTAAAATAATAAAACTTCCAGAAGGTAACATTACAGCGATTACTAAAGGATTTCATAGGTTTAAGGTTAAAAGATTTATTGAAACTAAACCTTATTTTAAGGCTGAAATTTCTAAATTAAAGGATACAAAGCCAAAAAACAATGAAGAATATGAAGCATTATTAGAAAATGTAAAAGATTTAGCCCTGAAAATAATTGAGCTTGATCCCAACATTCCTAATGCAGCCAATTTCGCCATTAAAAATATCAACAATAATGATGATCTATTAAATTTCATCTGCACAAATGCCAACTTCCCTTCTGTAGAAAAGCAAAAACTACTGGAAGAAAAAAATGTAATGGAAAGAGCCAATAAGTGCTATGAAATGATGCATGGAGATTTCAGAAAACTGGAGTTAAGAAATCAGATTCATCAGAAAACATCAAAGGATCTTGACAAACAGCAAAGAGAATATTTTCTGAACCAGCAGATCAGAACCATCCAAGATGAGTTAGGAGGAGGCCCCGACAGTGATATTGAAGACCTTATCGCTAAAGGAAAAAGCAAAAAATGGAAACCTGAAGTTGAAGAACATTTCCAAAAGGAAATCAACCGGCTGCAGCGTCAAAATCCAAACTCTCCAGATTATAATGTTCAGAGAAATTATTTAGATTTCTTTACAGAACTTCCCTGGGAAACATTCACCAAAGATACTTTTGATATTGAAAAAGCTGAAAAAGTTTTAGATAAAGCTCATTTTGGTTTAGAAGACATCAAAAAAAGAATTTTGGAACACATGGCTGTTTTAAAATTGAAAAACAACATGAAATCTCCAATTTTGTTATTAGTGGGGCCTCCGGGAGTCGGAAAGACCTCTTTGGGAAAATCTGTTGCTGATGCATTGGGCAGAAAATACATACGTGTTTCTTTAGGCGGACTTCATGACGAAAGCGAGATCAGAGGACATAGAAAAACATATATCGGAGCAATGGCAGGAAGAATTCTGCAGTCCATCAAAAAGGCAGGAACTTCAAATCCTGTTATTGTTTTAGATGAGATCGATAAGGTAGGAAAAGGCATGCATGGAGACCCAAGTTCAGCTCTTTTGGAAGTTCTTGACCCTGAACAGAACAGCTCTTTCTATGACAACTTCCTAGAAATGGGATATGACTTATCTAAAGTAATGTTCCTTGCAACCGCAAATTCTCTTTCTACAATACAGACTCCGCTTTTAGATAGAATGGAAATCATTCAGATTGCAGGATACACTTTAGAGGAAAAAATTGAGATCGCTAAAAGACACCTCATTAAAAAACAGCAGGAAGAAAATGGATTGAACAGCAAATCATTTAAACTAGGAAATCCTGAACTTAAACATATTATAGAAGCTCATACTTCAGAAAGCGGTGTAAGAAGTTTAGAAAAAAGAATAGCTTCCATTGCACGCTGGGTTGCTTTACAGACTGCTTTAGTGAAAGAATACGACGCTAAAATTTCTGTTGAAAAAGTGGATGAAATTTTAGGGGTTCCAAGACCTAAAAGTTTATCAGAACTTACTGATGTTCCCGGTGTTGTAACCGGTCTAGCATGGACTAGTGTGGGCGGAGACATTCTTTTCATCGAAAGCATCATCAGCAACGGAAAAGGATCTCTTACAATGACCGGGAACCTGGGAACCGTAATGAAAGAATCGGCAACGATTGCTTTAGAGTACATTAAAGCTAAACATGCGGAACTTGGCATAGACCAAGAAGATATAGAAAAGAAAAACATCCACGTTCACGTTCCAGAAGGGGCTACTCCAAAAGATGGACCCTCTGCAGGAATCGCAATGCTGACCTCTATGGTTTCTACTTTTAAAAATAAAAAAGTAAGACCTCATCTGGCAATGACCGGTGAAATTACTCTTAGAGGAAAGGTACTTCCGGTAGGCGGTATTAAAGAAAAACTTCTTGCAGCTACAAGAGCAGGCATCAAAGAAGTTATTCTTTGCGAAGCGAACAGAAAAGATGTAGAAGAAATTAAAAAGGATTATTTAAAAAACCTGAAAGTAAATTATGTCAGCTGGATGAACGAAGTTCTTGAACTAGCTCTTGAGAAATAA